The bacterium sequence GGTCGCGGCCGGCATGGGGGGTGGATCGAGCAATGCCGCCACCGTCATCAAGGGCATCAATCACCTGCTCAAGCTCAAGCTGCCCAAGGAAAAGCTGATGAAAATCGGCTTGAAAGTCGGCGCCGACGTGCCGTTCTTCCTCTTCGAAGGCCCGGCACTGGCCGAGGGCATCGGCGAGCAGCTGAAGAAGGTCAAGGCAATGCCTAAGCTGTTGTTTTTAATTGTCAATCCCAGCATTTCGGTGCGGACCGACTGGGTTTACAGCAAGTTCCAGCTCGAGAACATGAAGTGCAATGGCAACACCGAGGTCCCCAACATCTACCGGACCAAGAAGGACGTCGCCAAGATCCTCCACAACGACCTGGAAAAGGTCACCATCAAGGAATTTCCCATCGTCGGCGAGATCAAGGACGAGATGCTGAAACTGGGCGCCCTGGCCAGCATGATGACCGGCAGCGGCCCCACGGTTTTCGGGATTTTCGCCGACAAGGTGAAGCTCGCCAAAGCCTTTGAAAGGATGGAAAAAAAGGCTCAAAGGGACTGGAAAATCTTCATGGCGGAAAATCTCGAGGCTGCCTGACCGCTATCAAATCCTGCAAAACCCCCTCGTTTTCCGGGCTTTTTCTCCAAATTTTGATATTTCGGCCCTAGGCCTTGGTGTATAGTTAGAAGTCCTCTCGAATCGAGCACGAAACCTTCTGCTTTCCGAGGGCAGCCATGGAAATCACCGAAGTCCGTGTTTTTCCCGTCAACGAAGAGAAGTTGAAAGCCTATGCCACGGTCACATTCGACGACTGCTTCGTCGTCCGGGACTTGAAAGTGATTCATGGCAACACCGGCCTCTTCGTGGCCATGCCCTCAAAAAAGCGCAAAGACGGCACTTTCAAGGACATCGCCCATCCCCTGAACAACGAGTTCCGGTCCAAGATCGAAAAGGTGGTCCTGGACTGCTACGAGAAGGAAAAAGACCTGGCTCATCCCCATCCTCCCCGCGAAGAGGGCCCCAAGGTCGAGTCCAAGACCCCCGACCAAATCAAGCCCGAGGACTACGCCGCTCCGGATGATTGAGGAGCGGGGCTAAAGCCCCTTGCTATAAATCATCGAAATATTGACAGCTTAAACCCCGCCGTTGTATCCCCCAACGCCTTTATTCGCGCTCCCGGAGCAAGCCCGGAAGCGCTAAAGCCCAGGGGGCGAAACTTCTCCCCCTTCAGCCCCCAAAAGAGGGGAGATTTGGCTGGAAAAAAATATAGCCCCACCATAACCGATGGGGGTTGAAGGGGGAGGCGGTAACTCCCCCTGGGCTTTAGCAGGCTCGGCTTTGCCGAGACTGCGAATTGGGGCGTAGACAAGCGGTAAGTCACCGGATTTTGATTCCGGCATTCGTAGGTTCGAATCCTACCGCCCCAACAGTTTTTGGTGAAACCATGCAGATGCCCGACGACATCATGATTTTTGCCGGCAACGCCAACCGTCCCCTGGCTCAGGAGATCGGGGCTTACTTGGGCACCCACTTGGGCAAGGCCCAGGTGAAGCGGTTCTCCGATGCCGAAGTTTGGGTCGAGATCGACGAGAACGTCCGCGGCAAGGACGTCTACATCATCCAGCCGACCTCGCGGCCGGCCAACGAGCACCTCATGGAGCTGCTCATCATGATCGACGCCCTCAAGCGGGCCTCGGCCGAGCGGATCACCGCGGTCATTCCCTATTACGGGTACGCCCGCCAGGACCGCAAGGTTCAGCCGCGGACTCCGATCAGCTCCAAGCTGGTGGCCGATCTGATCACCGCCGCCGGCGCCCATCGGGTCCTGGCCGTCGACCTCCATGCCGGCCAGATTCAAGGGTTCTTCAACATTCCCTTCGACCACCTTTACGCCACGCCGATCTTGCTCGAGTACATCAAGGAAAACTTGATGAACGACTTGGTCATCGTCTCGCCCGACGCCGGCGGAACCGAGCGGGCCCGGGCCTACGCCAAGCGGGTCGAGGCCGGCCTGGCCATGATCGACAAGCGCCGCAGCGGCCCCAATGTCTCGGAAGTGATGAACGTCATCGGCGAGGTCGAGGGCAAGACCGCGATCATCGTCGACGACATGGTCGACACCGCCGGCACCCTGACCCAAGCCGCCAAGGCCTTGGCCGATAACGGCGCCAAGCGCATCTTCGCGCTGGCGACCCACGGCGTGCTCTCGGGCCCGGCGCTGGAGCGAATCAAAAATTCGGTCTTGTCGGGGCTGGTCGTGACCAATACCATTCACCAACCCGAAGAAGTTTTGCAGCACCCCAAGATCAAGGTGCTCTCGATGGCCGGCCTGCTCGGCGAAGCCATCCGCCGCATCAACCACAGCGATTCGGTGTCGTCCCTGTTCGTTTAGTTTTGAAGGAGTAGCTTATGGAACGCCAACAACTCACCGCCACCCCCCGCGACAAAGTCGGCAAGGGCGTGGCCCGTCAACTTCGCGCCAAGGGCGCCATTCCCGCGGTTCTCTACGGGCAAGGCCAAGCGGCGACGCTGCTACAGGTCAA is a genomic window containing:
- the ispE gene encoding 4-(cytidine 5'-diphospho)-2-C-methyl-D-erythritol kinase; the encoded protein is MQSISLLSPGKVNLRLDIVGKRSDGYHELRSLMERVSLADEIEMKIVEKGITVTCDHEGVPTDESNIAFKAVKEILAYSSRNVGVEVHIKKMIPVAAGMGGGSSNAATVIKGINHLLKLKLPKEKLMKIGLKVGADVPFFLFEGPALAEGIGEQLKKVKAMPKLLFLIVNPSISVRTDWVYSKFQLENMKCNGNTEVPNIYRTKKDVAKILHNDLEKVTIKEFPIVGEIKDEMLKLGALASMMTGSGPTVFGIFADKVKLAKAFERMEKKAQRDWKIFMAENLEAA
- the spoVG gene encoding septation regulator SpoVG, with translation MEITEVRVFPVNEEKLKAYATVTFDDCFVVRDLKVIHGNTGLFVAMPSKKRKDGTFKDIAHPLNNEFRSKIEKVVLDCYEKEKDLAHPHPPREEGPKVESKTPDQIKPEDYAAPDD
- a CDS encoding ribose-phosphate pyrophosphokinase, translating into MPDDIMIFAGNANRPLAQEIGAYLGTHLGKAQVKRFSDAEVWVEIDENVRGKDVYIIQPTSRPANEHLMELLIMIDALKRASAERITAVIPYYGYARQDRKVQPRTPISSKLVADLITAAGAHRVLAVDLHAGQIQGFFNIPFDHLYATPILLEYIKENLMNDLVIVSPDAGGTERARAYAKRVEAGLAMIDKRRSGPNVSEVMNVIGEVEGKTAIIVDDMVDTAGTLTQAAKALADNGAKRIFALATHGVLSGPALERIKNSVLSGLVVTNTIHQPEEVLQHPKIKVLSMAGLLGEAIRRINHSDSVSSLFV